From the genome of Spinacia oleracea cultivar Varoflay chromosome 2, BTI_SOV_V1, whole genome shotgun sequence, one region includes:
- the LOC110798531 gene encoding protein FAR1-RELATED SEQUENCE 5 isoform X1 produces MEKKTQKKMLIERRIQHPEEVEPSQGETSFNSDTQLCYIEEDENLERDPMSINDQQSSDGNDNGETSFSYDDTHLCLTGEDERDSTTTNIQHSPDGNDNENLQEEDYTYDNDQGIGECLLGREVLDLNDALNLYKAHARALGFSVRKGTSRRRGNNSVIFEKYFVCSKAGLRGKGRKEVRTKSVIGIPTTEGSESIASQRKRKVRVVNETRTDCKAYIRFKMTKEGKFVVTDHNIIHNHDFVKQEECHCLRSKLSTSKCVGKVIETMVASGSKQMDCCKYLCMEDRGKELDGDTKTDYLKFVSMLKMKNTKGGDMQNVLDVMQQRTRDDSSFFYRVKVNDDNQIVSIFWRDSMMVEDYMAYRDVLIFDTTYRINRYSLICAPFVGINKHWKTTMFACAFISDEKTETFEWLLETFKNSMSGLVPKSIFTDQNLPVTNAVAKVFPTARLRLCIWHLQTNFISHFDMLKSNPTFKDDFNKCLTGCDNEEEFLKCWTEMISTYGLEESFWFSRLYDLRDKWCTALSKDFFSARVLSSQKVEVIRKAISFRSSETTSLFEFYRIFEDTVKSWRSMEESDNFKCTTERHPASESRCKLLKHAAEVYTLDLFDDFQKEFDMAMGSYIRVVAANQGSSKIYEVSLNEDFTQSHNVRYDDQLLELSCTCMSYRECGLLCYHILRVMHMHCIFEIPEKYIMKRWTKLTKSEIWTKNKDDDASTLEGEKELQTPWSHSMARSFYNLLTTCQFDEHARKVCENGLNDMHNALKQNL; encoded by the exons ATGGAAAAGAAGACCCAAAAGAAAATGCTTATAGAGAGGAGGATACAACATCCGGAGGAAGTTGAACCATCACAAG GTGAAACTTCTTTTAATTCTGATACCCAGTTGTGTTATATTGAAGAAGATGAAAATCTTGAAAGAGATCCTATGTCGATCAATGATCAACAGTCATCTGATGGTAATGACAATG GGGAAACATCTTTTAGTTATGATGATACCCATTTATGTCTTACGGGAGAAGATGAAAGAGATTCTACCACAACTAATATTCAACATTCACCTGATGGTAATGACAATG AAAACCTGCAAGAAGAAGATTATACATATGATAATGACCAGGGTATTGGTGAATGTTTACTTGGACGTGAAGTTTTAGATCTCAATGATGCACTAAATTTATACAAGGCACATGCAAGAGCTCTCGGATTTAGTGTTAGGAAGGGGACTTCACGGAGAAGAGGTAATAATAGTGTCATTTTTGAAAAGTACTTTGTTTGTTCAAAGGCTGGTTTAAGAGGCAAAGGCAGAAAAGAAGTGCGAACGAAGAGCGTTATTGGGATCCCCACCACAGAAGGATCAGAATCTATTGCCAgccaaaggaaaaggaaagTTAGAGTGGTCAATGAGACACGTACAGATTGCAAAGCATATATACGGTTTAAGATGACTAAGGAAGGCAAATTCGTTGTTACTGATCATAACATAATCCATAACCATGACTTTGTTAAACAGGAAGAATGTCATTGTCTAAGATCAAAATTATCTACCTCAAAATGTGTAGGCAAAGTTATTGAAACAATGGTAGCTTCAGGTAGTAAGCAAATGGATTGCTGCAAGTACCTATGCATGGAAGATAGGGGTAAAGAACTTGATGGTGACACAAAGACTGACTATCTGAAATTTGTTTCAATGTTAAAGATGAAGAACACAAAGGGTGGTGACATGCAAAATGTATTAGATGTCATGCAACAAAGAACAAGAGATGATAGTTCATTCTTCTATAGGGTAAAAGTCAACGATGACAATCAGATTGTGAGCATATTTTGGCGTGATTCAATGATGGTAGAAGACTACATGGCATATAGGGATGTATTAATATTTGACACGACGTACAGAATAAATAGATATAGTTTGATATGTGCCCCATTTGTTGGAATAAACAAGCATTGGAAAACCACAATGTTTGCTTGTGCCTTTATTTCCGATGAGAAGACGGAGACGTTTGAGTGGTTATTGGAAACCTTCAAGAATTCTATGAGTGGACTTGTACCGAAGTCCATATTCACCGACCAAAACCTACCGGTGACCAATGCAGTTGCAAAG GTATTCCCAACTGCAAGACTTCGTTTATGTATATGGCATCTCCAAACAAATTTCATATCACATTTTGATATGCTCAAAAGCAATCCTACTTTCAAGGATGACTTCAATAAGTGCTTGACTGGATGTGACAATGAAGAAGAGTTTTTAAAATGCTGGACTGAGATGATCAGCACGTATGGCCTTGAAGAAAGTTTTTGGTTCTCACGGTTATACGATTTGAGGGATAAGTGGTGTACAGCTCTAAGCAAAGACTTCTTTTCAGCTCGAGTTTTGTCTTCACAGAAAGTAGAAGTGATAAGGAAAGCTATATCGTTCAGATCTAGTGAGACAACGAGCTTATTTGAGTTTTACCGCATATTTGAGGATACAGTGAAAAGTTGGCGTAGCATGGAGGAAAGTGACAATTTCAAATGTACAACTGAAAGACACCCTGCAAGCGAATCACGGTGCAAACTCTTAAAACACGCAGCTGAAGTATATACACtggatttgtttgatgacttTCAAAAAGAGTTTGATATGGCAATGGGTAGTTACATACGAGTGGTAGCTGCTAATCAAGGGAGTTCCAAGATTTATGAAGTATCTCTTAATGAAGACTTCACACAAAGTCACAACGTTCGATATGATGATCAATTGCTCGAACTTTCTTGTACGTGCATGAGTTATCGAGAATGTGGATTACTATGCTATCATATTTTGAGAGTTATGCACATGCATTGCATTTTCGAGATCCCAGAAAAATACATTATGAAACGTTGGACGAAGTTGACAAAGTCTGAGATTTGGACTAAAAACAAAG ATGACGATGCATCAACTCTTGAGGGCGAGAAAGAGCTGCAGACACCATGGAGTCACTCAATGGCTCGTAGTTTCTACAATCTCCTGACCACATGCCAATTCGACGAACATGCAAGGAAAGTATGCGAAAATGGGTTAAATGACATGCACAACGCTCTCAAACAAAATCTTTAA
- the LOC110798531 gene encoding protein FAR1-RELATED SEQUENCE 5 isoform X2: MLGTRHSKTLETSETSFNSDTQLCYIEEDENLERDPMSINDQQSSDGNDNGETSFSYDDTHLCLTGEDERDSTTTNIQHSPDGNDNENLQEEDYTYDNDQGIGECLLGREVLDLNDALNLYKAHARALGFSVRKGTSRRRGNNSVIFEKYFVCSKAGLRGKGRKEVRTKSVIGIPTTEGSESIASQRKRKVRVVNETRTDCKAYIRFKMTKEGKFVVTDHNIIHNHDFVKQEECHCLRSKLSTSKCVGKVIETMVASGSKQMDCCKYLCMEDRGKELDGDTKTDYLKFVSMLKMKNTKGGDMQNVLDVMQQRTRDDSSFFYRVKVNDDNQIVSIFWRDSMMVEDYMAYRDVLIFDTTYRINRYSLICAPFVGINKHWKTTMFACAFISDEKTETFEWLLETFKNSMSGLVPKSIFTDQNLPVTNAVAKVFPTARLRLCIWHLQTNFISHFDMLKSNPTFKDDFNKCLTGCDNEEEFLKCWTEMISTYGLEESFWFSRLYDLRDKWCTALSKDFFSARVLSSQKVEVIRKAISFRSSETTSLFEFYRIFEDTVKSWRSMEESDNFKCTTERHPASESRCKLLKHAAEVYTLDLFDDFQKEFDMAMGSYIRVVAANQGSSKIYEVSLNEDFTQSHNVRYDDQLLELSCTCMSYRECGLLCYHILRVMHMHCIFEIPEKYIMKRWTKLTKSEIWTKNKDDDASTLEGEKELQTPWSHSMARSFYNLLTTCQFDEHARKVCENGLNDMHNALKQNL, encoded by the exons ATGCTTGGTACAAGACATAGCAAAACCCTAGAAACAA GTGAAACTTCTTTTAATTCTGATACCCAGTTGTGTTATATTGAAGAAGATGAAAATCTTGAAAGAGATCCTATGTCGATCAATGATCAACAGTCATCTGATGGTAATGACAATG GGGAAACATCTTTTAGTTATGATGATACCCATTTATGTCTTACGGGAGAAGATGAAAGAGATTCTACCACAACTAATATTCAACATTCACCTGATGGTAATGACAATG AAAACCTGCAAGAAGAAGATTATACATATGATAATGACCAGGGTATTGGTGAATGTTTACTTGGACGTGAAGTTTTAGATCTCAATGATGCACTAAATTTATACAAGGCACATGCAAGAGCTCTCGGATTTAGTGTTAGGAAGGGGACTTCACGGAGAAGAGGTAATAATAGTGTCATTTTTGAAAAGTACTTTGTTTGTTCAAAGGCTGGTTTAAGAGGCAAAGGCAGAAAAGAAGTGCGAACGAAGAGCGTTATTGGGATCCCCACCACAGAAGGATCAGAATCTATTGCCAgccaaaggaaaaggaaagTTAGAGTGGTCAATGAGACACGTACAGATTGCAAAGCATATATACGGTTTAAGATGACTAAGGAAGGCAAATTCGTTGTTACTGATCATAACATAATCCATAACCATGACTTTGTTAAACAGGAAGAATGTCATTGTCTAAGATCAAAATTATCTACCTCAAAATGTGTAGGCAAAGTTATTGAAACAATGGTAGCTTCAGGTAGTAAGCAAATGGATTGCTGCAAGTACCTATGCATGGAAGATAGGGGTAAAGAACTTGATGGTGACACAAAGACTGACTATCTGAAATTTGTTTCAATGTTAAAGATGAAGAACACAAAGGGTGGTGACATGCAAAATGTATTAGATGTCATGCAACAAAGAACAAGAGATGATAGTTCATTCTTCTATAGGGTAAAAGTCAACGATGACAATCAGATTGTGAGCATATTTTGGCGTGATTCAATGATGGTAGAAGACTACATGGCATATAGGGATGTATTAATATTTGACACGACGTACAGAATAAATAGATATAGTTTGATATGTGCCCCATTTGTTGGAATAAACAAGCATTGGAAAACCACAATGTTTGCTTGTGCCTTTATTTCCGATGAGAAGACGGAGACGTTTGAGTGGTTATTGGAAACCTTCAAGAATTCTATGAGTGGACTTGTACCGAAGTCCATATTCACCGACCAAAACCTACCGGTGACCAATGCAGTTGCAAAG GTATTCCCAACTGCAAGACTTCGTTTATGTATATGGCATCTCCAAACAAATTTCATATCACATTTTGATATGCTCAAAAGCAATCCTACTTTCAAGGATGACTTCAATAAGTGCTTGACTGGATGTGACAATGAAGAAGAGTTTTTAAAATGCTGGACTGAGATGATCAGCACGTATGGCCTTGAAGAAAGTTTTTGGTTCTCACGGTTATACGATTTGAGGGATAAGTGGTGTACAGCTCTAAGCAAAGACTTCTTTTCAGCTCGAGTTTTGTCTTCACAGAAAGTAGAAGTGATAAGGAAAGCTATATCGTTCAGATCTAGTGAGACAACGAGCTTATTTGAGTTTTACCGCATATTTGAGGATACAGTGAAAAGTTGGCGTAGCATGGAGGAAAGTGACAATTTCAAATGTACAACTGAAAGACACCCTGCAAGCGAATCACGGTGCAAACTCTTAAAACACGCAGCTGAAGTATATACACtggatttgtttgatgacttTCAAAAAGAGTTTGATATGGCAATGGGTAGTTACATACGAGTGGTAGCTGCTAATCAAGGGAGTTCCAAGATTTATGAAGTATCTCTTAATGAAGACTTCACACAAAGTCACAACGTTCGATATGATGATCAATTGCTCGAACTTTCTTGTACGTGCATGAGTTATCGAGAATGTGGATTACTATGCTATCATATTTTGAGAGTTATGCACATGCATTGCATTTTCGAGATCCCAGAAAAATACATTATGAAACGTTGGACGAAGTTGACAAAGTCTGAGATTTGGACTAAAAACAAAG ATGACGATGCATCAACTCTTGAGGGCGAGAAAGAGCTGCAGACACCATGGAGTCACTCAATGGCTCGTAGTTTCTACAATCTCCTGACCACATGCCAATTCGACGAACATGCAAGGAAAGTATGCGAAAATGGGTTAAATGACATGCACAACGCTCTCAAACAAAATCTTTAA
- the LOC110798537 gene encoding F-box protein At2g26160-like: MGDCDWSPLPVDILGEILLKLESPQDIIYFSMVCSSWHYAYSYYKKKWNKSMPWLMLPENTKDNPNFLRKIFCANNQRCYQLKPPQTFGARCWGSYCGWIVTLDFNQDLHMFNPLTTTRIPLPHLSTMPGYDEFFWDEDFFEINDTKFDVLRGIFLQKVLVIQANDKGGGGGGGDDYILITIPGQPNGIISYAKSGDLEWTSVITKGINKGACVLDVVRWGSQMIFLYWDGGTGYCDINKLDHSNLEPATLMEYLPPPTNSLKNRALEKVYLLVSFGDLLIVRRLKQMINYDDDEIGDPDYFSYQTMDFEVYKLKLGTKNWKRVNESDDVALFVGDNTCMSVRASNFSNCKNNCIYFTDDEWQFWNSSDVKRGHDMGLFNITNKKIETINEGDDIRSIFCTDLWFIPMF, from the coding sequence ATGGGTGATTGTGATTGGTCTCCGCTACCTGTTGATATCCTTGGAGAAATATTGTTGAAGCTAGAGTCTCCTCAAGACATTATCTATTTTTCTATGGTATGTAGTTCATGGCATTACGCGTATTCTTACTATAAAAAGAAGTGGAACAAGAGTATGCCATGGTTAATGTTGCCAGAGAACACGAAAGATAACCCTAACTTCCTTAGGAAAATATTTTGTGCAAATAACCAAAGATGTTACCAATTAAAACCCCCTCAAACTTTTGGGGCTAGATGTTGGGGTTCCTATTGTGGTTGGATTGTGACTCTTGATTTTAACCAAGACTTGCATATGTTTAACCCACTAACCACAACTCGTATTCCCCTACCTCACCTATCAACCATGCCCGGTTATGATGAATTTTTTTGGGATGAAGATTTTTTTGAGATAAACGATACGAAATTTGATGTGTTAAGAGGTATTTTCTTGCAAAAGGTGCTTGTTATTCAAGCTAATGAtaaaggaggaggaggaggaggaggagatgATTATATTCTTATAACAATTCCTGGCCAACCTAATGGAATCATAAGTTATGCAAAGTCTGGTGATCTAGAATGGACTTCGGTTATAACTAAGGGGATAAATAAAGGAGCATGTGTTCTTGATGTTGTGCGTTGGGGTTCACAAATGATATTTTTGTATTGGGACGGAGGAACTGGATATTGCGACATCAATAAACTTGATCATTCAAATTTAGAGCCAGCGACATTAATGGAATATCTACCTCCACCCACAAATTCTCTTAAAAATAGAGCACTAGAAAAAGTTTACTTGTTGGTGTCATTTGGTGATCTTCTAATAGTCCGCCGACTCAAACAGATGATTaattatgatgatgatgaaattGGGGATCCCGATTATTTTTCTTATCAAACAATGGACTTTGAGGTATACAAACTCAAGTTAGGCACCAAAAATTGGAAGCGTGTTAATGAGTCAGATGATGTTGCATTATTTGTTGGGGACAATACTTGTATGTCTGTTCGTGCATCAAACTTTAGTAATTGCAAGAACAATTGTATTTACTTCACCGATGATGAGTGGCAATTTTGGAATTCGTCGGACGTTAAGAGAGGGCATGATATGGGACTTTTCAACATAACAAACAAGAAGATCGAAACCATTAATGAAGGTGATGACATACGTTCTATTTTTTGCACTGATTTATGGTTTATACCTATGTTTTAG